GCAAGGAGCATCTTGAGCTGATTTCATGGGGGTTTGTAAAGAGTGGTTGGGGCTGGAGTGTGCGATCCTGGCACAGGCACAGCCCTCACTCCTCCCGCAGTGCCAAGGAGGTGCTTCCACATCACGGTTGAAGAAAGGCACTGGATTATTGGCAATGGCTTGATGTCCCTGGAGAGTCCTTCAGGCCATCTGCCGGCCTGCCCAGCCAACAGCACCTGCCTCTCATGCTCCCAATGGCAGAGCCCTCGTTCTGCTAATTACCCTGCAGATGATGCTCTGAGCCAGGATCCTGCATGCCCCATAGACGGTGTGAGGGAAGAACCGGTGGATATTGCACAGatggggaaacaaagcagcctcTGTTGTAGAGGAGTGAGGGAGGTGTATGGGGCTGTTCCCTCCTGCACTCCAGGACCCTGAAGATGGGTGCTCaagagctctgtgctgagccagCTTCTCCATTGGAATGGCTTTCCAATGGAATGGCTTTCACTGTGCCTCCAGGGGCACGAGGACTTTTCTAGGGGCATCCCGAAGCTGCCCCAACCCACCCATTAacagctgcacagccccagggtGCGACACTGGGGCCGAGGCCTCATCCTGCCCACACTGCCCTGCTCCAGCCCACCTCACTGGGGCAGATTTCTCTCACCACCTGGTAATATTTTGGGTTCCTTCCTAAATAAATCATCACTTTGGTTCCGTATTTCCAGCCTACTGCACTGCTCGCCTCTGGTCCCACTGCTACCTCTGGTCCCACTGCTGCCCCTGTGCAAAATCATTCTCCAGTCCTACAGGTCTCAGTGGGGAGCCTCTTTAATGGCATTCCTTCCTCGACGCACTTCATTCaccttaaatatttatatttcaatcCGGAGGATTTTCCCCCAGTCCTCCAGGCCCTCCTTAagggacagcacagcaatgTGCTGGCACAGCGATGACAGCCTATTTCCATTAACACCCCGTCCGACAGCCCCACACTCTTAACACAAAGGAGAATTTCTTTTGCCCATATAACGCAGGTGTTCAGCAGATGCAGCCTGCGTGAGGCCATCTGAGGATTCCAATACTAAACACAGAGCACGGGTGGGTGACACAGGGCCGTGTGGTccttcacagcacagaggaatGGACACCATTGTGCAggatggggatggctgcaggctgtTCCCAGCCATGGGAGTAGTGGGAACACCAAAGGATTCTATGGGAGCCCTGGGACAAGATCTGGCCCCAGTGATTGTACCACCGCTGTGGGGCTGTGTTTTCCTATGGGACAATCCCTTGCCTTTCTCAGCATCCTGCTCAGGCcgtttcttttttctctccacagAACCTTGTGCTTTAATGATGCTTCATGTTTAATTCCCGAGATGCAGTGTTACCTTCGTGCTGCAGACAATGGCTCTTGTGAGCAGCACAAAGGCACCccagtggggcagagctgcttctCTAGAACAGGCGAAGAAGGACCACGCTGCTCAGGGCGAGTTATCCTCTCTCCTCCAGACAGAGCACCCTGGTTTCTGAGGCCgttgtggggctgctggtgggacGCTGGGCACGGGGGGGAGGGTCCCAGCCTTCATCCTGCTCTCGTGGGACATGAAGGCTGCAGGTCAGGAGGAGGTGGCCCCGTGGATGGCGGTCACGTTGAGGTCcccttctcttctgcccagAGTGGTGCAAAACGCCAGCTCTACGCCACAGAGTTTTACAAGAAACTATTGCTACGAAAGGTTGCTGATGGCAGAAAATCAGATGCTACATCCCAAAGAGGAGCTCGGCCTCGACTCCAGCCCGGCTCAGGGCATGGGCGTCTCACAGTGCCGTCAGCCCGCTGCTGGTGGAAGGCGGTCCCGGTGCTGCGGGACAGGACCCCGTCCCGGGAGGGGCAAGGAAGGTGTCCGATAGCGAAGCCTCCCCGATGGCATCGATGTTGCGGTGCGGCGAGGGGGGTGCCGGTGTGCGGGGCTACGATCCGGACCCctcggggtgctgctggggtgggGGGCTCAGCTGGCTCTCCAGCAGCGCCTGGGCCCCCTCAGCCGACACCCGCCGCAGCCGCAGCCGCACGGAGCCGTAGGTGCTCCCTGCACGGCGGGCGGCACGGgcccggcggcgggcggcggcggcggccagCAGGAGAGCGGCGAGCAGCAGCCCCCCCAGggccagcagagccagcccgGCCACCGTGCAGCGGTCGAGGCGGGCTCGGAGCCGCGCCGCCCTCTCTTCCAGCCGCTCCATCTGCCGCGCCGGTACGGTCGGGTCGGGACGCGCCGCCCGCGGCACAGCCCCCGCCAGCACCACCAGCGCTGCCCCGCTCAGCGCGCAGCCCAGCGCCAGCGCCAGCCCCGGGCCCGGAGCCGGACCGAGCCCCCCCGGGCCGCCCCcgtccgccgccgccgccgcttcGCCTGGGCTCCGCAGCTCCGCCGCCCGCGGGGACGCCATGGAGCCGCCGCCCTGCGAGGAGAGAGGTGAGCGGAGGAGCGGGCTGCATCCCCCGTACCGCCTGCCCCAGCCGGGATGAACCCCCACCCTTCACCCCCAAACCCGGCCTCCGGAGCGAGCTGCTCCCGCCCGAGCCCCCGAGCCCCAAGGACCCGCGTCCCCGAACCGGGCTGCTCCCTCCCTTGCCCCATCGGCCCGAACCTCCCCAGCCCCCGGGACCCACCTCCCGAACCGGGCTTCATCCCGCGTTCCCCCACCGGGTTGTCCCCTCCTCCCTCACCATCCCGGGAGCCCGTGACACCCCCGGGCCGTCTTCCCCGGTTCGGGCTGTGCACCCCGCTCCACGTCCCGGACCTGCCGTTCCCTCCGCTCCCCCGGTTCCCTCCCCGCACCGAGCCGCCTCTCCCCGCACCGAGCTGCGTTCCCTCTTCCTCGGTCCCAGCCGCCTCCCCGGTCCCGCCCCGCCGCTGCCCGCACCGAGCTGCCCCCCCCGGCCGCCTACCCCCGCCGGGTCCCCGGTGCCGGTGCAGCAACGGCGGAGGGAGGGGATGGCGGTGGGACCCCGCGGTGCTCCCGGCGCTGCACGCACACACGTGCAAACGTAGCGGCGGCTGCCCCAGGGGTACACACGTGCACACACgtgtgcatacacacacacacacacgcacggCTGCACACCGGCACCGCCCGTGTAATGCATCACCTGCAGCGGAGGGATCCTGGGGTGGGGAGTTTGCAGAAGGAGGGAGTGAAGCAGCACTGCAACACGGAATGTGCCCAGGGGGTGTCCCTATAGGGTGCTGGCCATGCACCCCCCAGCCCACCAGCCCCAATGGGGCCACAGAACAGCACCAGGCTGCAGCCtcacagcacagggagctgtTATTCATTCCCTTTTCCCACTGGCACCGTCTGCACAcgctctgcttctctttgacCTGAAACTGGACCCAGGCCCGAGCCCCAGCAGTGACCTGCTGGCAGGAGCGTGCCTTGAGCCGTGTCGTTAATGAGACGTGTGCTATTCCTGCCTTTGGAGCTGTGCCTGGAGATGGTGGTGAGGATGTAAATCCCGACTGATAGCGGGTGGGCTGCTGAAAGCTGCCGGGAAGATCTGTCCGTCACATTGCCATTCCCTTCAGCACATTTGCATGCCTCGAGCACCTTCACCAGCTCACATATGACAGCGTGAGGTGATGCTCagatgctgctggcagcaccagGTGGGCTCACACTCCCGCTCCCTGCACCCCAAGCCCCCCAACACACCCCACTCCCCCATGAAACAAATCCCACAGCCACTCTCAGCTCCATCCAACCCACAGCACCGGAGCAACGTCCTTCACAGTGACATCAAACAGCAGCTTGCTACCACCGCATCAACAAGGACTTTTCAGCCAAAATTCAGCCAAAACCAAAGAGGTTCTAAGAGGGTGCAGAGACAAAGGGGTGCACGTGGATTTCCGTgcagctgaaggctgtgcaCATGCAGGTGCTGGTGAGGGCCGCTTGGCTCTGGCCCTGCTGCTCAGTGGGGCAGCGACGTGTGACAGCTTCATCCTTCTCTCAACACCTTCTGCATTAAACAAAAGGCGATGTTCAAATTAACCTCTGGATCCttgtatttttagcttttttccTTCCGTTTTTAGCTTTAGTTTTCCTCCACGTGCCCTGGGAATGCTTTCTGCCTGGAttcattcctttcattttggCCGATGCTGACTTGCTCCTCCCAAAGTGGGTCTAGGGGTCCCCCACCTCTTTTGCTGCCCTATGGATGCACAGCACCCTGTTTTGTTTGCAGGGAGGGATGTGCgtgctgtgtggctgtgacctccctcccagctcctctctTGCACTGTGTCGAAAGGCAGAGTcatcccagcacagcatccctgggGATGCATCCAGAACCGGGCTGAGAAAAGAaaggtattaaaaataaatgtaagtgCATCCTGACACGTTAACCACATTTAGAGAGGGCTTCAGTGCCAACCCAACCCGGCGCATGGAGACAAGTAGGTCACAGGACACAGATTGTCCCGAATCAGCAGGAAAGGATGGATGtggagcaggcagggaggagggagaggggatgggaggagagctctgctgcctctgccacTCCTATGTCCTTGGGAGGAGCAGAAATAGGGATGGGACACCCGGATCCCATACTGCTGAGGCACTGTGTGGTCTGTGTTAGATGGGGCAGCAGCCATGGGGCTGGTGGGCCTGCAGCCATCTGGAGGACATCACGGATAGATGAGGGGAAGGGGACCTTGGAAAGGGGTCCTGCACCTTGCTGCATTGGCTGTGCTGCTACACTGCATTTGTAGGATGGGTGTTGTTGGGATTGGGATGTGCAGCCCCAAATCCCACACCGTGTTGTTGGGATTGGGATGTGCAGCCCCCAAACCTGCAGCCCCAGATCCTGCCCAAGGTTGGCAGCTGCCTTAAATCTACAGCTCCATATTCTGTCCCGGGCTggtggggctgcagcatcccccggggaaaggagaggagggaTGGAGACGGCACAGACCGGCTCAGGAGCACAACGAGGGGagagacagccaaggtcagagACGGCTCTGCCAAAATGCAGCACGAAATCTGCGGGAGAgctggaaataaatggaaagaagagggaagggagggagggagcgagGCAGGGATGGGACGGGGCTGAGGGGACAGGAGGATGGAGGAGGGACGAGGGGACCCCGCCGGGTGATGGGGGGGATGCGACGGGAGGGCTgtggcggcggggccggggctgaTGTGAGGGCGGGAGAGCGGGACGGGCCGCCACCACAGCGCCACACGGAGCCGCGCCATCAGCCCCGCCG
This genomic window from Excalfactoria chinensis isolate bCotChi1 chromosome 15, bCotChi1.hap2, whole genome shotgun sequence contains:
- the TMEM74B gene encoding transmembrane protein 74B, which translates into the protein MASPRAAELRSPGEAAAAADGGGPGGLGPAPGPGLALALGCALSGAALVVLAGAVPRAARPDPTVPARQMERLEERAARLRARLDRCTVAGLALLALGGLLLAALLLAAAAARRRARAARRAGSTYGSVRLRLRRVSAEGAQALLESQLSPPPQQHPEGSGS